The following coding sequences are from one Vicugna pacos chromosome 11, VicPac4, whole genome shotgun sequence window:
- the PLEKHS1 gene encoding pleckstrin homology domain-containing family S member 1 isoform X1, protein MEAKPQKSPGKQFTFSYENEVCKQDYFIKSPPPRLFFSAASWKKRIFILSKNGEKGFNLSYYKDHHHRGSIEIDRNSRVEVGISSQEKMQFVQKMFKCHPDEVMSIRTPNREYVLINYSREKIKDWISFLSSFCLDMKATPWNTEQEKLSLGGKRPSSDPNPLLSPSRTLEAVNPTTPRNSLPNMHLREQSFPGLGKAHLPHDFLSETTQDTEEDSHYISPRSILLELNNIASSNSDESIEPGDSDQISQEVEHLYMSMKSCFFEETSHESADSKEESQTLADIQNGQLHQQEQDSGAGSCLSPANMEAQTANDQKGSASLTVVQLSVLINNIPDESQVEELNVFLSPHDIVNYLAVREAAGRICVSQWNGPPRLGCLFFHGDHLLAVNDLKPHSLEEFSLFLSRSTQREKVKLTVGRIPNSEQFHVAACTCVLKDQGVVPPPLDKAGLGKILKRSPAIRKSKQKGTGE, encoded by the exons GCAAGCAATTTACATTTTCTTATGAAAATGAAGTCTGCAAACAAGATTACTTTATTAAATCACCACCTCCTCGGCTTTTCTTCTCTGCG gcCTCTTGGAAAAAGCGGATTTTCATTCTGTCAAAGAATGGGGAAAAGGGCTTTAATCTTTCCTATTACAAAGACCATCATCACCGAGGCTCCATTGAAATTGATCG AAATTCCAGGGTAGAAGTTGGCATAAGTAGCCAGGAAAAAATGCAATTTGTACAGAAGATGTTTAAATGCCACCCTGATGAAGTGATGTCCATCAGAACCCCTAACAGGGAATATGTCCTCATTAACTACAGCAG GGAGAAGATTAAAGACTGGATCTCCTTCTTGTCATCATTCTGCCTGGATATGAAAGCAACACCCTGGAATACAGAG caGGAGAAGCTCTCGTTGGGTGGTAAAAGGCCCTCTTCAGACCCGAACCCTCTTCTTAGTCCTTCCAGGACACTGGAGGCTGTCAACCCCACCACACCAAGAAACAGTCTTCCAAACATG CATTTAAGAGAACAAAGCTTTCCAGGACTCGGAAAAGCTCATCTACCACATGACTTCTTGTCAGAGACCACCCAAGATACGGAAGAAGACAGCCATTATATTAGTCCTCGTAGTATTCTTTTAGAG TTGAATAATATTGCTTCCAGTAATTCTGATGAATCCATTGAACCTGGAGATTCAGACCAAATCTCCCAGGAAGTCGAGCATCTTTACATGTCAATGAAATCCTG TTTTTTCGAAGAGACATCCCATGAGTCCGCCGACAGCAAAGAGGAATCCCAGACCCTTGCAGACATCCAGAATGGGCAGCTTCACCAGCAAGAACAAGACTCTGGAGCCGGCTCCTGTCTCTCACCTGCCAACATGGAAGCGCAGACCGCCAATGACCAGAAGGGGTCGGCCTCACTAACTGTTGTGCAGTTGTCTGTACTAATCAA TAACATCCCTGATGAAAGCCAAGTGGAGGAACTAAACGTGTTCCTTTCTCCTCATGACATCGTAAACTATCTTGCTGTCAGAGAAGCTGCAGGACGGATATG CGTGTCACAGTGGAATGGCCCCCCGCGCCTGGGATGCTTGTTTTTTCATGGAGACCACCTTTTGGCCGTGAATGACCTGAAGCCCCATAGCCTGGAGGAGTTCTCCTTGTTTCTCAGCCGGTCTACCCAGAGGGAG AAGGTGAAACTCACCGTCGGTCGGATCCCAAATTCAGAGCAATTCCACGTGGCAGCCTGTACATGCGTCTTAAAAGACCAAGGTGTTGTACCTCCTCCACTGGATAAGGCTGGGCTGGGGAAGATACTGAAGAGGAGTCCAGCCATCAGAAAGAGTAAGCAGAAAGGGACTGGAGAGTAG
- the PLEKHS1 gene encoding pleckstrin homology domain-containing family S member 1 isoform X3, whose product MEAKPQKSPGKQFTFSYENEVCKQDYFIKSPPPRLFFSAASWKKRIFILSKNGEKGFNLSYYKDHHHRGSIEIDRNSRVEVGISSQEKMQFVQKMFKCHPDEVMSIRTPNREYVLINYSREKIKDWISFLSSFCLDMKATPWNTEQEKLSLGGKRPSSDPNPLLSPSRTLEAVNPTTPRNSLPNMHLREQSFPGLGKAHLPHDFLSETTQDTEEDSHYISPRSILLELNNIASSNSDESIEPGDSDQISQEVEHLYMSMKSCFFEETSHESADSKEESQTLADIQNGQLHQQEQDSGAGSCLSPANMEAQTANDQKGSASLTVVQLSVLINNIPDESQVEELNVFLSPHDIVNYLAVREAAGRICVSQWNGPPRLGCLFFHGDHLLAVNDLKPHSLEEFSLFLSRSTQREKVKLTVGRIPNSEQFHVAACTCVLKDQGVVPPPLDKAGLGKILKRSPAIRKMAEPRI is encoded by the exons GCAAGCAATTTACATTTTCTTATGAAAATGAAGTCTGCAAACAAGATTACTTTATTAAATCACCACCTCCTCGGCTTTTCTTCTCTGCG gcCTCTTGGAAAAAGCGGATTTTCATTCTGTCAAAGAATGGGGAAAAGGGCTTTAATCTTTCCTATTACAAAGACCATCATCACCGAGGCTCCATTGAAATTGATCG AAATTCCAGGGTAGAAGTTGGCATAAGTAGCCAGGAAAAAATGCAATTTGTACAGAAGATGTTTAAATGCCACCCTGATGAAGTGATGTCCATCAGAACCCCTAACAGGGAATATGTCCTCATTAACTACAGCAG GGAGAAGATTAAAGACTGGATCTCCTTCTTGTCATCATTCTGCCTGGATATGAAAGCAACACCCTGGAATACAGAG caGGAGAAGCTCTCGTTGGGTGGTAAAAGGCCCTCTTCAGACCCGAACCCTCTTCTTAGTCCTTCCAGGACACTGGAGGCTGTCAACCCCACCACACCAAGAAACAGTCTTCCAAACATG CATTTAAGAGAACAAAGCTTTCCAGGACTCGGAAAAGCTCATCTACCACATGACTTCTTGTCAGAGACCACCCAAGATACGGAAGAAGACAGCCATTATATTAGTCCTCGTAGTATTCTTTTAGAG TTGAATAATATTGCTTCCAGTAATTCTGATGAATCCATTGAACCTGGAGATTCAGACCAAATCTCCCAGGAAGTCGAGCATCTTTACATGTCAATGAAATCCTG TTTTTTCGAAGAGACATCCCATGAGTCCGCCGACAGCAAAGAGGAATCCCAGACCCTTGCAGACATCCAGAATGGGCAGCTTCACCAGCAAGAACAAGACTCTGGAGCCGGCTCCTGTCTCTCACCTGCCAACATGGAAGCGCAGACCGCCAATGACCAGAAGGGGTCGGCCTCACTAACTGTTGTGCAGTTGTCTGTACTAATCAA TAACATCCCTGATGAAAGCCAAGTGGAGGAACTAAACGTGTTCCTTTCTCCTCATGACATCGTAAACTATCTTGCTGTCAGAGAAGCTGCAGGACGGATATG CGTGTCACAGTGGAATGGCCCCCCGCGCCTGGGATGCTTGTTTTTTCATGGAGACCACCTTTTGGCCGTGAATGACCTGAAGCCCCATAGCCTGGAGGAGTTCTCCTTGTTTCTCAGCCGGTCTACCCAGAGGGAG AAGGTGAAACTCACCGTCGGTCGGATCCCAAATTCAGAGCAATTCCACGTGGCAGCCTGTACATGCGTCTTAAAAGACCAAGGTGTTGTACCTCCTCCACTGGATAAGGCTGGGCTGGGGAAGATACTGAAGAGGAGTCCAGCCATCAGAAAGA TGGCAGAACCAAGAATCTAA
- the PLEKHS1 gene encoding pleckstrin homology domain-containing family S member 1 isoform X2, giving the protein MEAKPQKSPGKQFTFSYENEVCKQDYFIKSPPPRLFFSAASWKKRIFILSKNGEKGFNLSYYKDHHHRGSIEIDRNSRVEVGISSQEKMQFVQKMFKCHPDEVMSIRTPNREYVLINYSREKIKDWISFLSSFCLDMKATPWNTEEKLSLGGKRPSSDPNPLLSPSRTLEAVNPTTPRNSLPNMHLREQSFPGLGKAHLPHDFLSETTQDTEEDSHYISPRSILLELNNIASSNSDESIEPGDSDQISQEVEHLYMSMKSCFFEETSHESADSKEESQTLADIQNGQLHQQEQDSGAGSCLSPANMEAQTANDQKGSASLTVVQLSVLINNIPDESQVEELNVFLSPHDIVNYLAVREAAGRICVSQWNGPPRLGCLFFHGDHLLAVNDLKPHSLEEFSLFLSRSTQREKVKLTVGRIPNSEQFHVAACTCVLKDQGVVPPPLDKAGLGKILKRSPAIRKSKQKGTGE; this is encoded by the exons GCAAGCAATTTACATTTTCTTATGAAAATGAAGTCTGCAAACAAGATTACTTTATTAAATCACCACCTCCTCGGCTTTTCTTCTCTGCG gcCTCTTGGAAAAAGCGGATTTTCATTCTGTCAAAGAATGGGGAAAAGGGCTTTAATCTTTCCTATTACAAAGACCATCATCACCGAGGCTCCATTGAAATTGATCG AAATTCCAGGGTAGAAGTTGGCATAAGTAGCCAGGAAAAAATGCAATTTGTACAGAAGATGTTTAAATGCCACCCTGATGAAGTGATGTCCATCAGAACCCCTAACAGGGAATATGTCCTCATTAACTACAGCAG GGAGAAGATTAAAGACTGGATCTCCTTCTTGTCATCATTCTGCCTGGATATGAAAGCAACACCCTGGAATACAGAG GAGAAGCTCTCGTTGGGTGGTAAAAGGCCCTCTTCAGACCCGAACCCTCTTCTTAGTCCTTCCAGGACACTGGAGGCTGTCAACCCCACCACACCAAGAAACAGTCTTCCAAACATG CATTTAAGAGAACAAAGCTTTCCAGGACTCGGAAAAGCTCATCTACCACATGACTTCTTGTCAGAGACCACCCAAGATACGGAAGAAGACAGCCATTATATTAGTCCTCGTAGTATTCTTTTAGAG TTGAATAATATTGCTTCCAGTAATTCTGATGAATCCATTGAACCTGGAGATTCAGACCAAATCTCCCAGGAAGTCGAGCATCTTTACATGTCAATGAAATCCTG TTTTTTCGAAGAGACATCCCATGAGTCCGCCGACAGCAAAGAGGAATCCCAGACCCTTGCAGACATCCAGAATGGGCAGCTTCACCAGCAAGAACAAGACTCTGGAGCCGGCTCCTGTCTCTCACCTGCCAACATGGAAGCGCAGACCGCCAATGACCAGAAGGGGTCGGCCTCACTAACTGTTGTGCAGTTGTCTGTACTAATCAA TAACATCCCTGATGAAAGCCAAGTGGAGGAACTAAACGTGTTCCTTTCTCCTCATGACATCGTAAACTATCTTGCTGTCAGAGAAGCTGCAGGACGGATATG CGTGTCACAGTGGAATGGCCCCCCGCGCCTGGGATGCTTGTTTTTTCATGGAGACCACCTTTTGGCCGTGAATGACCTGAAGCCCCATAGCCTGGAGGAGTTCTCCTTGTTTCTCAGCCGGTCTACCCAGAGGGAG AAGGTGAAACTCACCGTCGGTCGGATCCCAAATTCAGAGCAATTCCACGTGGCAGCCTGTACATGCGTCTTAAAAGACCAAGGTGTTGTACCTCCTCCACTGGATAAGGCTGGGCTGGGGAAGATACTGAAGAGGAGTCCAGCCATCAGAAAGAGTAAGCAGAAAGGGACTGGAGAGTAG